The Bacteroidales bacterium sequence ATGATGATATCGGAGGCCAGTATGCAAATGTCAGGTTTGGCGTACCCAACAACTACGATTTATCCTCCAACTTTATTTTTACTTTAAAGATATTTGTTCCTGCATACGGATTAACAGGGAACCAACCCAACCAGGTGTCATTAAAATTGCAGGATGGGACCTTACCTGCACCATGGGTAACGCAATGTGAAATCATAAAACCGATTTTATTAGATCAGTGGCAAACCGTTAGTTTTGATTTTTTAAATGATACCTACATAAATTTGGATCCCAATTCACTGCCTCCCACTCAAAGAACGGATTTAAACAGGGTAGTGATCCAGGTGAATGGTGAGAACAACAATGATCTTGTGTTGGCTTATGTTGATGATGTTAATTACAACGGTACTATCCCCGTTGATCCTGAATATGATTTACTGGTTTGGTCAGATGAATTTGAAAATGAAGGAGCCATTGATACTTCCAAATGGCATCACCAGACACTTTTGCCAAATGGATATGGCTGGTACAATGGAGAGATACAACATTATACCGACAGGGAGGATAATTCCAATGTAAGCAGCGGAATTTTAAACATCATTGGAAAGAAAGAAACCTACACCAGCCAGGGTGTAACCAAAGAGTATACATCAGCCAGACTCAATTCCAAATTTGCTTTTCAATATGGGAAAATTGAAGTCCGCGCAAAATTACCTGCAGGAACCGGTACATGGCCTGCGATATGGACATTAGGTAAAAATATTAATGAAGATGGTGGCTGGTGGGATATTCAGGGTTATGGTACGACTCCCTGGCCGGCTTGCGGTGAGATTGATATTATGGAACACTGGGGAAGCAATCAAAACTATGTGCAAAGTGCCACCCATACACCATCAAGCTATGGGGGTACAGTTAATCTTGGTGGACAAATAATACCGACCGCCTCAACTGAATTTCATAATTATACGCTTAGGTGGTATCCGGAAAAACTGGTGTTTAGTGTTGATGAAGTCATTCATTACACCTATGAACCAGATGAAATCAATAGCGACACCTGGCCCTTTAATACTGAACAATACCTGCTGCTTAATTTTGCCTTCCTGCCAACTATTGATCCGGGTTTTACTGAGGACACCCTGGAAATTGACTATGTCCGGGTCTATCAAAGTTCAACTGCATTTGACCTTCAAATACTCGGGATCCCCAAAGGATGGAGCGGTTTATCATCTTTCGTGGTTCCTCAAAACAGTGTAGTGGTTTCAATTTTCCAGCCAATCGTTACCGATCTGATTATTCTTGAATCTCAATCAGCAATGTACTGGCCTGAGGAAAATATCAACACGATAGGTAACTGGAACACGCATGAAGGATACACCATCAAATTATCCAACCCTGTTCAGCTGAACTTTGCCGGGAATATTGAGGTTAATAAAACCTTACAGCTCACTGCTGGATGGAACCTCATCCCGGTACTTTCCTCCTGTGATGTTGATGTGCCAGCATTATTTAATGGCAAAGACCTGATCATTGTCAAGGAAGTGGCCGGTTGGAAACTCTTCTGGCCAGAAATGAGTGTTAGCACTTTAAACGTTCTGCAACCCGGAAATGCTTATTTCGTGAAGATGGGAAGTGCCACCGAAATCACTTTCCCGGAATGTGGAATTTTTGACCAGTCCAGGTAAGTTGTTAAGGACCGGTTATCTGAAAAATCCGATCATTCTTCAATCCGGGCAACGCACCAGCCGTCTCTGCCGCACGGAGAGTTTCAGACTGTGCAATTTCTATTTGATTTTTGGAGGTTTCTCATGGCCACTGGTGGAGAACCCAGAAGGATGACTCGTTAGTTAAACAAAATTTGGTGATCAACTTTTGCGTTAAGCATGAATATTAATGAACATGAAGTGCAGCTCCCTTTTTATCATTGTAGCTAGTCTGTTTCTGTTACAGCGTTGCAATACTACAAATGATGACCCGGGTTTTTATGGTTTTTGGGAAGGTCCTCATCCTGAAGATGTCAATAAAAAATTCTACATTCAAATCATAGGAAAAAATGACTCAGTCCGGGCACTGGGCTTCTGGACAAATCACAAATTCTATGATTCGCAATTCAAAATTGACAGCATATTCCTGAATTCAGACAGCATTCGTTTTTATGTTCCTGACTGGAACTGCTTATATCTGGGGAGTATTTCTGACAA is a genomic window containing:
- a CDS encoding glycoside hydrolase family 16 protein, yielding MRRITFLTILFILISSQIQAQTQTVHDDFEGNGTITTWFGDDCNINTSFPNPYPQGFNPSATVMEYDDIGGQYANVRFGVPNNYDLSSNFIFTLKIFVPAYGLTGNQPNQVSLKLQDGTLPAPWVTQCEIIKPILLDQWQTVSFDFLNDTYINLDPNSLPPTQRTDLNRVVIQVNGENNNDLVLAYVDDVNYNGTIPVDPEYDLLVWSDEFENEGAIDTSKWHHQTLLPNGYGWYNGEIQHYTDREDNSNVSSGILNIIGKKETYTSQGVTKEYTSARLNSKFAFQYGKIEVRAKLPAGTGTWPAIWTLGKNINEDGGWWDIQGYGTTPWPACGEIDIMEHWGSNQNYVQSATHTPSSYGGTVNLGGQIIPTASTEFHNYTLRWYPEKLVFSVDEVIHYTYEPDEINSDTWPFNTEQYLLLNFAFLPTIDPGFTEDTLEIDYVRVYQSSTAFDLQILGIPKGWSGLSSFVVPQNSVVVSIFQPIVTDLIILESQSAMYWPEENINTIGNWNTHEGYTIKLSNPVQLNFAGNIEVNKTLQLTAGWNLIPVLSSCDVDVPALFNGKDLIIVKEVAGWKLFWPEMSVSTLNVLQPGNAYFVKMGSATEITFPECGIFDQSR